The following coding sequences are from one Mus pahari chromosome X, PAHARI_EIJ_v1.1, whole genome shotgun sequence window:
- the Mospd1 gene encoding motile sperm domain-containing protein 1 isoform X2, with the protein MHQQKRQPELVEGSLPVFVFPTELIFYADDQSTHKQVLTLYNPYEFALKFKVLCTTPNKYVVVDAAGAVKPQCCVDIVIRHRDVRSCHYGVIDKFRLQVSEQSQRKALGRKEVIATLLPSAKEQKEEEEKRIKEHLTESVFFEQSCQPGLITMAILRT; encoded by the exons ATGCATCAACAAAAAAGACAACCAGAGTTAGTGGAAGGGAGTCTTCCTGTCTTTGTGTTTCCCACGGAGTTAATATTTTATGCAGATGATCAGTCAACACATAAACAAGTGTTGACTCTGTACAATCCCTATGAGTTTGCCTTAAAGTTCAAAG ttttgtgtACGACTCCAAATAAATATGTTGTCGTTGATGCTGCCGGTGCAGTGAAGCCACAGTGCTGTGTGGATAT tgTGATACGCCATAGAGATGTTCGATCCTGTCACTATGGTGTGATCGACAAATTCCGCCTCCAGGTTTCTGAACAAAGCCAGAGGAAggccttgggaaggaaagaggttATCGCCACTCTTCTCCCTTCTgctaaagaacaaaaggaagaggaggagaagagaataaaGGAACACTTAACCGAAAGTGTGTTTTTTGAGCAGTCATGTCAACCAG